In Eptesicus fuscus isolate TK198812 chromosome 23, DD_ASM_mEF_20220401, whole genome shotgun sequence, one genomic interval encodes:
- the YPEL1 gene encoding protein yippee-like 1 isoform X2: protein MVKMTKSKTFQAYLPSCHRTYSCVHCRAHLANHDELISKSFQGSQGRAYLFNSVVNVGCGPAEERVLLTGLHAVADIYCENCKTTLGWKYVSDHLVLTFQRTRRGTRLREQSEV from the exons ATGGTGAAGATGACCAAGTCCAAAACTTTCCAAGCCTACCTGCCCAGCTGCCACCGGACGTACAGCTGTGTCCACTGCAGAGCCCACCTGGCCAACCACGACGAGCTCATCTCCAAG TCCTTTCAGGGAAGCCAGGGGCGCGCCTACCTCTTCAATTCTGT ggtgAACGTGGGCTGCGGCCCTGCCGAGGAGAGGGTCCTTCTCACCGGCCTGCACGCTGTGGCAGACATCTACTGTGAGAACTGCAAAACCACGCTCGGGTGGAAATATGTGAGTGACCACCTTGTTCTGACATTCCAGAGAACACGCAGAG GAACACGCCTTCGAGAGCAGTCAGAAGTATAA
- the YPEL1 gene encoding protein yippee-like 1 isoform X1, translating to MVKMTKSKTFQAYLPSCHRTYSCVHCRAHLANHDELISKSFQGSQGRAYLFNSVVNVGCGPAEERVLLTGLHAVADIYCENCKTTLGWKYEHAFESSQKYKEGKFIIELAHMIKDNGWE from the exons ATGGTGAAGATGACCAAGTCCAAAACTTTCCAAGCCTACCTGCCCAGCTGCCACCGGACGTACAGCTGTGTCCACTGCAGAGCCCACCTGGCCAACCACGACGAGCTCATCTCCAAG TCCTTTCAGGGAAGCCAGGGGCGCGCCTACCTCTTCAATTCTGT ggtgAACGTGGGCTGCGGCCCTGCCGAGGAGAGGGTCCTTCTCACCGGCCTGCACGCTGTGGCAGACATCTACTGTGAGAACTGCAAAACCACGCTCGGGTGGAAATAT GAACACGCCTTCGAGAGCAGTCAGAAGTATAAGGAAGGGAAATTTATCATTGAGCTTGCCCACATGATCAAAGACAATGGCTGGGAGTAA